From a region of the Fischerella sp. JS2 genome:
- a CDS encoding fimbrial biogenesis chaperone yields MFAKATKIALTLIGTFALGIPSAIAAINIGVNPPRMELEIGSKTRTQTIRVINVSSKPVELKAYVRSWRMSENNRLEEIPSGEESLARWIVFTPSQFTIPPRSSQTIRFNVRPRTKPKSGEHRAIMYLEELPSAEEKASGIKTVARLGVVIYGYVGDIKRVGVLNSITVNTKTQTQPTAVFDVSSQGNGYVRLTGQYSIWPAAKYPGAKTTKPIDSLGRPGKKIPESILDAGMLPNSPILPASRRRLLLPIIKKLPPGNYVLDLNGELNGIKIDQGIPFTVSAPTTQKSQTQPNTSRNLKNPLGTR; encoded by the coding sequence ATGTTTGCAAAAGCAACAAAAATAGCCTTAACTCTAATTGGGACATTTGCCTTGGGGATACCAAGTGCGATCGCAGCAATTAATATTGGTGTCAATCCACCTCGAATGGAACTGGAAATTGGTAGCAAAACACGTACGCAAACGATTCGTGTCATCAACGTTTCCTCTAAGCCTGTGGAACTCAAGGCTTATGTTCGCTCATGGCGGATGAGTGAAAATAATAGACTGGAAGAAATTCCATCTGGCGAAGAATCATTGGCACGATGGATTGTTTTTACGCCCTCGCAATTTACTATCCCACCTCGTAGTTCTCAAACCATACGCTTCAATGTCCGTCCCAGAACCAAACCAAAATCAGGGGAACACCGGGCGATTATGTACTTAGAAGAACTTCCTTCAGCAGAAGAGAAAGCGAGTGGCATTAAAACTGTTGCCCGGTTAGGCGTGGTAATTTATGGTTACGTAGGAGATATTAAAAGGGTTGGCGTCCTCAACTCAATTACTGTAAATACGAAGACACAGACTCAGCCAACAGCAGTATTTGATGTTTCTAGCCAAGGTAACGGTTACGTACGCCTTACAGGGCAATATTCAATCTGGCCTGCGGCAAAATATCCAGGCGCTAAGACAACAAAACCCATAGATAGTTTAGGAAGACCAGGAAAAAAAATCCCAGAGAGTATTCTTGATGCGGGAATGTTACCCAACTCCCCTATTTTGCCTGCGTCACGTCGACGTCTGTTACTGCCTATCATCAAAAAATTACCTCCTGGTAACTACGTTTTAGACCTCAACGGTGAGTTGAATGGCATAAAAATTGACCAAGGTATACCCTTTACTGTTTCAGCACCTACTACCCAAAAGTCTCAAACTCAGCCTAATACTTCTCGTAATTTAAAAAATCCTCTTGGCACCAGATAG